One genomic segment of Hordeum vulgare subsp. vulgare chromosome 2H, MorexV3_pseudomolecules_assembly, whole genome shotgun sequence includes these proteins:
- the LOC123429347 gene encoding uncharacterized acetyltransferase At3g50280-like, with protein sequence MNHVQIMSRRMVRPEPVTSLSPEPETTIDLTPWDLSLIALEYNQKGVLLPKPPTTTGGHGHVAVVDRLASSFARALGRFYPYAGRLAVAPGSNADGEQGESIAISLRCNMEGAEFIHAVAPGVTVADINGSLYTPRVVWSFFPFIGLHGVDAAAGAHPLLAAQVTELADGFFVAMSLNHGIADGTAFWHFFNTWSQFNRQGDDAISSPLPVHRRLFVHGFHVPVPLPFGKLKDIPVIRRTDGHPASVHEECILHFSAGSVRKLKAKANAEMSGTTTISSLQALLGHLWIAVSRARRLAPNQRTSYTLLVGCRGKLDGLTAAYAGDAVALVEAVSTAGEIIERGLGWTASLLNKVVTAFNEASERDRLESWPQNPSFACVPPHPTATDMVVTGGSPRFDVYGNDFGWGQPVAVRTGPANKSDGSANVHEGRGGRGSITLEVCLAPQVLARLVADEEFMSAASA encoded by the coding sequence ATGAACCATGTACAGATCATGTCGCGGCGCATGGTCCGGCCGGAACCAGTCACTTCGCTGTCGCCGGAGCCAGAGACGACCATCGACCTCACGCCGTGGGACCTCTCATTGATCGCCTTGGAGTACAACCAGAAGGGCGTCCTCCTGCCCAAGCCTCCCACCACCACCGGAGGACATGGACACGTCGCCGTCGTCGATCGTCTCGCCTCGTCCTTCGCGCGTGCTCTGGGCCGCTTCTACCCCTACGCCGGCCGCCTCGCCGTCGCGCCCGGGAGCAATGCTGACGGTGAGCAGGGCGAGAGCATCGCGATTTCGCTGCGTTGCAACATGGAGGGCGCCGAGTTCATCCACGCCGTGGCGCCCGGCGTCACCGTGGCCGACATCAACGGGTCGCTCTATACCCCGAGGGTAGTCTGGTCCTTCTTCCCGTTCATCGGGCTGCACGGCGTGGATGCCGCCGCGGGCGCCCACCCGCTCCTGGCCGCACAGGTCACCGAGCTCGCCGACGGTTTCTTCGTCGCCATGTCGCTCAACCACGGTATTGCCGACGGGACGGCCTTCTGGCACTTCTTCAACACATGGTCTCAGTTCAACCGTCAGGGTGACGACGCCATCTCCTCGCCATTGCCGGTGCACCGGAGGTTGTTTGTTCACGGCTTCCATGTCCCAGTCCCTCTGCCCTTCGGCAAGCTCAAGGACATCCCCGTCATCCGGCGCACGGATGGGCACCCAGCGTCGGTGCACGAGGAATGCATCCTCCATTTCTCTGCGGGGAGTGTAAGGAAGCTCAAAGCGAAGGCGAACGCCGAGATGTCCGGCACCACCACCATCTCCTCGTTGCAGGCCCTGCTCGGACACCTGTGGATCGCGGTGTCCCGAGCCAGGAGGCTCGCTCCGAACCAGAGGACATCGTACACCCTCCTCGTCGGATGCCGGGGCAAACTGGATGGCCTAACGGCGGCATACGCGGGCGACGCCGTGGCACTCGTCGAGGCGGTGTCCACCGCCGGTGAGATTATTGAAAGGGGTCTGGGCTGGACCGCGTCGCTGTTGAACAAAGTGGTGACGGCGTTCAACGAGGCGAGCGAGAGGGACAGGCTTGAATCCTGGCCGCAAAATCCTAGCTTCGCATGTGTGCCGCCGCACCCCACGGCCACGGACATGGTGGTGACCGGGGGCTCGCCGCGGTTCGACGTGTATGGGAATGACTTTGGTTGGGGCCAGCCGGTAGCCGTGCGGACTGGCCCGGCGAACAAGTCGGACGGGTCGGCGAATGTGCACGAGGGTAGAGGCGGCAGAGGCAGCATTACTTTGGAGGTGTGCCTCGCCCCCCAAGTGCTCGCGAGGCTCGTTGCCGACGAGGAGTTCATGAGCGCCGCCAGCGCATGA